A single genomic interval of Labrus bergylta chromosome 18, fLabBer1.1, whole genome shotgun sequence harbors:
- the map4k5 gene encoding mitogen-activated protein kinase kinase kinase kinase 5 isoform X1, which translates to MDLFPRPSGEIQRRNPQHDFELIQRVGSGTYGDVYKARNIQTGELAAVKIIKLEPGDDFSIIQQEIFMVKECMHHNIVAYFGSYLCREKLWICMEYCGGGSLQDIYHVTGPLSELQIAYVCRETIQGLGYLHAKGKMHRDIKGANILLSDNGDVKLADFGVAAKITATIAKRKSFIGTPYWMAPEVAAVEKNGGYNQLCDIWAVGITSIELGELQPPMFDLHPMRALFLMSKSSFQPPKLKDKNKWSTAFHNFVKVSLTKNPKKRPTAEKLLSHVFVAQTGLTRRLAVDLLDKMNNPDNHQPYSEVDDDDLEPLSAVRHTIRSTNKPARAERTRSEIDFDKLQFEPPLRKETEAHSEMDVSKDNDFPSPWSPFAEGGITSRSLLKSVEDELFQRGHVAHLEDAFEEVELSTLKPGVPPPLPPKPRLNSSSEELGLNDERSLTVRRFPNSENGPSQVSRRQSTPEQGNKVEHSSPDFLSASVSSPGLLSHASDPALSTRDCKENDSDGSVDGDKPLPNRRKEKKEFPKPAINGLPPTPKVLMGACFSKVFDGCPLKINCATSWIHPDTKDQYLIFGTEDGIYTLNLNELHEATMEQLFPRKCTWLYIINNNLMSLSGKTFQLYSHNLIGLFEQLKKPGLAAQFQTHRFPDKILPRRFALTTKIPDTKGCHKCCIVRNPYTGHKYLCGALQSGIVLLQWYEPMQRFMLIKHFDFPLPSPLKVFEMLVVPEQEYPLVCVAISQGTEPGQVVRFETINLNSCSSWFTEMGTSHQQVDAIHVTQLERDTVLVCLDPFFERVSSENLKIVNLQGRLKSNKKLASELSFDFSIGSVVCLQDSVLAFWKHGMQGKSFKSNEVTQEICDPSRVFRLLGSDRVVVLESRPTDNPTALSNLYILAGHENSY; encoded by the exons ATGGATCTCTTTCCCCGGCCCAGCGGAGAAATCCAGAGAAGAAACCCCCAACATGACTTTGAACTCATTCAGAGAGTCGGCAGCGGAACATACGGAGACGTCTACAAG GCGcgaaacattcaaactggagAGCTCGCCGCCGTGAAGATCATCAAACTGGAACCAG gAGACGACTTCTCCATCATCCAGCAGGAAATCTTCATGGTGAAGGAGTGCATGCACCACAACATCGTGGCCTACTTCGGGAGTTACCTGTG TCGGGAGAAGCTGTGGATCTGCATGGAGTACTGTGGAGGAGGATCTCTGCAGGACATTTATCACG tgacGGGCCCGCTCTCAGAGCTTCAGATCGCCTACGTCTGCAGAGAGACCATCCAG GGTCTGGGATATCTGCACGCCAAGGGCAAGATGCACCGAGACATCAAG GGCGCCAACATCCTCCTGTCAGACAACGGGGACGTAAAGTTAG CTGACTTTGGAGTCGCCGCCAAAATAACCGCCACCATTGCCAAGAGGAAGTCTTTCATCGGCACGCCATACTG GATGGCTCCTGAAGTGGCTGCAGTGGAGAAGAACGGTGGCTACAACCAGCTGTGTGATATCTGGGCCGTGGGCATCACTTCCATCGAGCTGGGCGAGCTGCAGCCTCCAATGTTTGACCTTCACCCCATGAG GGCTTTGTTTCTGATGTCAAAGAGCAGCTTCCAGCCTCcaaaactcaaagacaaaaacaaatg GTCCACCGCCTTCCATAactttgttaaagtgtctcTGACCAAAAACCCAAAGAAGAGGCCGACTGCAGAGAAGCTCCTGTCG CATGTGTTCGTGGCTCAGACGGGTTTGACAAGAAGGCTCGCCGTTGATCTCCTCGATAAGATGAACAACCCCGATAACCACCAGCCCTACAGTGAGGTGGACGACGACGACCTCGAG CCCCTCTCTGCGGTCAGACACACCATACGCTCCACCAACAAGCCGGCCCGGGCCGAGAGGACGCGCTCAGAGATTGACT tcGACAAACTCCAGTTTGAACCTCCGCTCAGGAAGGAAACTGAGGCTCACTCTGAGATG GATGTGAGTAAAGATAACGACTTCCCTTCTCCCTGGAGTCCCTTTGCAGAGGGAGGAATAACATCCAG GAGTCTTCTGAAAAGCGTTGAGGACGAGTTGTTCCAACG GGGTCACGTAGCACATCTGGAGGATGCCTTTGAAGAAGTGGAACT TTCAACTCTGAAGCCCGGGGtgcctcctcctctgccccCGAAG cCACGGTTAAACAGCTCATCAGAGGAGCTTGGCCTTAATGACGAGCGCTCTCTGACAGTTCGAAGGTTCCCGAACTCTGAGAACGGACCGAGTCAGGTATCCCGCAGACAGAGCACACCTGAGCAGGGCAACAAGGTGGAGCACTCGTCTCCAGATTTCCTCTCTGCTAGCGTCAGCAGCCCCGGCCTTCTATCTCACGCCTCCGATCCAG ctCTCAGTACACGTGACTGTAAAG AAAATGACTCAGACGGCAGCGTGGACGGAGACAAACCTCTCCCCAACAGacggaaggagaagaaggagttCCCG AAACCGGCCATCAACGGTCTGCCGCCGACCCCGAAAGTCCTG atGGGAGCCTGTTTCTCCAAAGTGTTTGACGGCTGTCCTCTGAAGATTAACTGTGCCACGTCATGGATTCATCCTGACACCAAAG ATCAGTACCTGATCTTTGGGACGGAGGATGGTATCTATACGCTGAATCTAAACGAACTGCATGAAGCCACCATGGAGCAG CTGTTCCCCAGGAAGTGCACGTGGCTGTACATTATCAACAACAACCTGATGTCTCTGTCTG GAAAAACCTTCCAGCTCTATTCCCACAATCTGATCGGCCTCTTTGAGCAGCTGAAGAAGCCGGGCCTCGCCGCTCAGTTCCAGACTCACCGCTTCCCAGACAAGATCTTACCCAG gaGGTTTGCTTTGACGACCAAGATCCCCGACACAAAGGGCTGTCACAAGTGCTGCATCG TGAGGAACCCGTACACGGGTCATAAGTACCTGTGTGGGGCTCTGCAGTCGGGGATCGTCCTGTTACAGTGGTATGAACCCATGCAGAGGTTCATGCTCATCAAG CACTTTGACTTCCCACTGCCCAGCCCTCTGAAGGTGTTTGAGATGCTGGTGGTTCCAGAGCAGGAGTACCCTCTGGTGTGCGTGGCCATCAGTCAGGGCACAGAGCCGGGCCAGGTGGTCCGCTTTGAGACCATCAACCTGAACTCGTGCTCCTCCTGGTTCACTGAGATGGGAACAA GTCATCAGCAGGTGGATGCAATCCACGTCACCCAGCTGGAGAGAGACACGGTGTTGGTTTGTTTGGACC CCTTTTTTGAACGTGTCTCCTCAGAAAACCTGAAGATTGTAAATCTTCAAGGTCGACTGAAGTCCAACAAGAAGCTGGCGTCCGAGCTCAGTTTCGACTTCAGCATCGGATCAGTGG TGTGCCTTCAGGACAGCGTGCTCGCCTTCTGGAAACACGGCATGCAGGGAAAGAGCTTCAAATCTAACGAG gtgACTCAGGAGATCTGTGATCCCAGCAGAGTGTTCCGCCTCCTCGGATCAGACAG GGTGGTGGTTCTGGAGAGTCGACCTACAGACAACCCGACAGCCCTGAGTAACCTCTACATCTTAGCGGGTCATGAGAACAGTTACTGA
- the map4k5 gene encoding mitogen-activated protein kinase kinase kinase kinase 5 isoform X4 — protein sequence MDLFPRPSGEIQRRNPQHDFELIQRVGSGTYGDVYKARNIQTGELAAVKIIKLEPGDDFSIIQQEIFMVKECMHHNIVAYFGSYLCREKLWICMEYCGGGSLQDIYHVTGPLSELQIAYVCRETIQGLGYLHAKGKMHRDIKGANILLSDNGDVKLADFGVAAKITATIAKRKSFIGTPYWMAPEVAAVEKNGGYNQLCDIWAVGITSIELGELQPPMFDLHPMRALFLMSKSSFQPPKLKDKNKWSTAFHNFVKVSLTKNPKKRPTAEKLLSHVFVAQTGLTRRLAVDLLDKMNNPDNHQPYSEVDDDDLEPLSAVRHTIRSTNKPARAERTRSEIDFDKLQFEPPLRKETEAHSEMDVSKDNDFPSPWSPFAEGGITSRGHVAHLEDAFEEVELSTLKPGVPPPLPPKPRLNSSSEELGLNDERSLTVRRFPNSENGPSQVSRRQSTPEQGNKVEHSSPDFLSASVSSPGLLSHASDPALSTRDCKENDSDGSVDGDKPLPNRRKEKKEFPKPAINGLPPTPKVLMGACFSKVFDGCPLKINCATSWIHPDTKDQYLIFGTEDGIYTLNLNELHEATMEQLFPRKCTWLYIINNNLMSLSGKTFQLYSHNLIGLFEQLKKPGLAAQFQTHRFPDKILPRRFALTTKIPDTKGCHKCCIVRNPYTGHKYLCGALQSGIVLLQWYEPMQRFMLIKHFDFPLPSPLKVFEMLVVPEQEYPLVCVAISQGTEPGQVVRFETINLNSCSSWFTEMGTSHQQVDAIHVTQLERDTVLVCLDPFFERVSSENLKIVNLQGRLKSNKKLASELSFDFSIGSVVCLQDSVLAFWKHGMQGKSFKSNEVTQEICDPSRVFRLLGSDRVVVLESRPTDNPTALSNLYILAGHENSY from the exons ATGGATCTCTTTCCCCGGCCCAGCGGAGAAATCCAGAGAAGAAACCCCCAACATGACTTTGAACTCATTCAGAGAGTCGGCAGCGGAACATACGGAGACGTCTACAAG GCGcgaaacattcaaactggagAGCTCGCCGCCGTGAAGATCATCAAACTGGAACCAG gAGACGACTTCTCCATCATCCAGCAGGAAATCTTCATGGTGAAGGAGTGCATGCACCACAACATCGTGGCCTACTTCGGGAGTTACCTGTG TCGGGAGAAGCTGTGGATCTGCATGGAGTACTGTGGAGGAGGATCTCTGCAGGACATTTATCACG tgacGGGCCCGCTCTCAGAGCTTCAGATCGCCTACGTCTGCAGAGAGACCATCCAG GGTCTGGGATATCTGCACGCCAAGGGCAAGATGCACCGAGACATCAAG GGCGCCAACATCCTCCTGTCAGACAACGGGGACGTAAAGTTAG CTGACTTTGGAGTCGCCGCCAAAATAACCGCCACCATTGCCAAGAGGAAGTCTTTCATCGGCACGCCATACTG GATGGCTCCTGAAGTGGCTGCAGTGGAGAAGAACGGTGGCTACAACCAGCTGTGTGATATCTGGGCCGTGGGCATCACTTCCATCGAGCTGGGCGAGCTGCAGCCTCCAATGTTTGACCTTCACCCCATGAG GGCTTTGTTTCTGATGTCAAAGAGCAGCTTCCAGCCTCcaaaactcaaagacaaaaacaaatg GTCCACCGCCTTCCATAactttgttaaagtgtctcTGACCAAAAACCCAAAGAAGAGGCCGACTGCAGAGAAGCTCCTGTCG CATGTGTTCGTGGCTCAGACGGGTTTGACAAGAAGGCTCGCCGTTGATCTCCTCGATAAGATGAACAACCCCGATAACCACCAGCCCTACAGTGAGGTGGACGACGACGACCTCGAG CCCCTCTCTGCGGTCAGACACACCATACGCTCCACCAACAAGCCGGCCCGGGCCGAGAGGACGCGCTCAGAGATTGACT tcGACAAACTCCAGTTTGAACCTCCGCTCAGGAAGGAAACTGAGGCTCACTCTGAGATG GATGTGAGTAAAGATAACGACTTCCCTTCTCCCTGGAGTCCCTTTGCAGAGGGAGGAATAACATCCAG GGGTCACGTAGCACATCTGGAGGATGCCTTTGAAGAAGTGGAACT TTCAACTCTGAAGCCCGGGGtgcctcctcctctgccccCGAAG cCACGGTTAAACAGCTCATCAGAGGAGCTTGGCCTTAATGACGAGCGCTCTCTGACAGTTCGAAGGTTCCCGAACTCTGAGAACGGACCGAGTCAGGTATCCCGCAGACAGAGCACACCTGAGCAGGGCAACAAGGTGGAGCACTCGTCTCCAGATTTCCTCTCTGCTAGCGTCAGCAGCCCCGGCCTTCTATCTCACGCCTCCGATCCAG ctCTCAGTACACGTGACTGTAAAG AAAATGACTCAGACGGCAGCGTGGACGGAGACAAACCTCTCCCCAACAGacggaaggagaagaaggagttCCCG AAACCGGCCATCAACGGTCTGCCGCCGACCCCGAAAGTCCTG atGGGAGCCTGTTTCTCCAAAGTGTTTGACGGCTGTCCTCTGAAGATTAACTGTGCCACGTCATGGATTCATCCTGACACCAAAG ATCAGTACCTGATCTTTGGGACGGAGGATGGTATCTATACGCTGAATCTAAACGAACTGCATGAAGCCACCATGGAGCAG CTGTTCCCCAGGAAGTGCACGTGGCTGTACATTATCAACAACAACCTGATGTCTCTGTCTG GAAAAACCTTCCAGCTCTATTCCCACAATCTGATCGGCCTCTTTGAGCAGCTGAAGAAGCCGGGCCTCGCCGCTCAGTTCCAGACTCACCGCTTCCCAGACAAGATCTTACCCAG gaGGTTTGCTTTGACGACCAAGATCCCCGACACAAAGGGCTGTCACAAGTGCTGCATCG TGAGGAACCCGTACACGGGTCATAAGTACCTGTGTGGGGCTCTGCAGTCGGGGATCGTCCTGTTACAGTGGTATGAACCCATGCAGAGGTTCATGCTCATCAAG CACTTTGACTTCCCACTGCCCAGCCCTCTGAAGGTGTTTGAGATGCTGGTGGTTCCAGAGCAGGAGTACCCTCTGGTGTGCGTGGCCATCAGTCAGGGCACAGAGCCGGGCCAGGTGGTCCGCTTTGAGACCATCAACCTGAACTCGTGCTCCTCCTGGTTCACTGAGATGGGAACAA GTCATCAGCAGGTGGATGCAATCCACGTCACCCAGCTGGAGAGAGACACGGTGTTGGTTTGTTTGGACC CCTTTTTTGAACGTGTCTCCTCAGAAAACCTGAAGATTGTAAATCTTCAAGGTCGACTGAAGTCCAACAAGAAGCTGGCGTCCGAGCTCAGTTTCGACTTCAGCATCGGATCAGTGG TGTGCCTTCAGGACAGCGTGCTCGCCTTCTGGAAACACGGCATGCAGGGAAAGAGCTTCAAATCTAACGAG gtgACTCAGGAGATCTGTGATCCCAGCAGAGTGTTCCGCCTCCTCGGATCAGACAG GGTGGTGGTTCTGGAGAGTCGACCTACAGACAACCCGACAGCCCTGAGTAACCTCTACATCTTAGCGGGTCATGAGAACAGTTACTGA
- the map4k5 gene encoding mitogen-activated protein kinase kinase kinase kinase 5 isoform X3 yields MDLFPRPSGEIQRRNPQHDFELIQRVGSGTYGDVYKARNIQTGELAAVKIIKLEPGDDFSIIQQEIFMVKECMHHNIVAYFGSYLCREKLWICMEYCGGGSLQDIYHVTGPLSELQIAYVCRETIQGLGYLHAKGKMHRDIKGANILLSDNGDVKLADFGVAAKITATIAKRKSFIGTPYWMAPEVAAVEKNGGYNQLCDIWAVGITSIELGELQPPMFDLHPMRALFLMSKSSFQPPKLKDKNKWSTAFHNFVKVSLTKNPKKRPTAEKLLSHVFVAQTGLTRRLAVDLLDKMNNPDNHQPYSEVDDDDLEPLSAVRHTIRSTNKPARAERTRSEIDFDKLQFEPPLRKETEAHSEMDVSKDNDFPSPWSPFAEGGITSRSLLKSVEDELFQRGHVAHLEDAFEEVELSTLKPGVPPPLPPKPRLNSSSEELGLNDERSLTVRRFPNSENGPSQVSRRQSTPEQGNKVEHSSPDFLSASVSSPGLLSHASDPENDSDGSVDGDKPLPNRRKEKKEFPKPAINGLPPTPKVLMGACFSKVFDGCPLKINCATSWIHPDTKDQYLIFGTEDGIYTLNLNELHEATMEQLFPRKCTWLYIINNNLMSLSGKTFQLYSHNLIGLFEQLKKPGLAAQFQTHRFPDKILPRRFALTTKIPDTKGCHKCCIVRNPYTGHKYLCGALQSGIVLLQWYEPMQRFMLIKHFDFPLPSPLKVFEMLVVPEQEYPLVCVAISQGTEPGQVVRFETINLNSCSSWFTEMGTSHQQVDAIHVTQLERDTVLVCLDPFFERVSSENLKIVNLQGRLKSNKKLASELSFDFSIGSVVCLQDSVLAFWKHGMQGKSFKSNEVTQEICDPSRVFRLLGSDRVVVLESRPTDNPTALSNLYILAGHENSY; encoded by the exons ATGGATCTCTTTCCCCGGCCCAGCGGAGAAATCCAGAGAAGAAACCCCCAACATGACTTTGAACTCATTCAGAGAGTCGGCAGCGGAACATACGGAGACGTCTACAAG GCGcgaaacattcaaactggagAGCTCGCCGCCGTGAAGATCATCAAACTGGAACCAG gAGACGACTTCTCCATCATCCAGCAGGAAATCTTCATGGTGAAGGAGTGCATGCACCACAACATCGTGGCCTACTTCGGGAGTTACCTGTG TCGGGAGAAGCTGTGGATCTGCATGGAGTACTGTGGAGGAGGATCTCTGCAGGACATTTATCACG tgacGGGCCCGCTCTCAGAGCTTCAGATCGCCTACGTCTGCAGAGAGACCATCCAG GGTCTGGGATATCTGCACGCCAAGGGCAAGATGCACCGAGACATCAAG GGCGCCAACATCCTCCTGTCAGACAACGGGGACGTAAAGTTAG CTGACTTTGGAGTCGCCGCCAAAATAACCGCCACCATTGCCAAGAGGAAGTCTTTCATCGGCACGCCATACTG GATGGCTCCTGAAGTGGCTGCAGTGGAGAAGAACGGTGGCTACAACCAGCTGTGTGATATCTGGGCCGTGGGCATCACTTCCATCGAGCTGGGCGAGCTGCAGCCTCCAATGTTTGACCTTCACCCCATGAG GGCTTTGTTTCTGATGTCAAAGAGCAGCTTCCAGCCTCcaaaactcaaagacaaaaacaaatg GTCCACCGCCTTCCATAactttgttaaagtgtctcTGACCAAAAACCCAAAGAAGAGGCCGACTGCAGAGAAGCTCCTGTCG CATGTGTTCGTGGCTCAGACGGGTTTGACAAGAAGGCTCGCCGTTGATCTCCTCGATAAGATGAACAACCCCGATAACCACCAGCCCTACAGTGAGGTGGACGACGACGACCTCGAG CCCCTCTCTGCGGTCAGACACACCATACGCTCCACCAACAAGCCGGCCCGGGCCGAGAGGACGCGCTCAGAGATTGACT tcGACAAACTCCAGTTTGAACCTCCGCTCAGGAAGGAAACTGAGGCTCACTCTGAGATG GATGTGAGTAAAGATAACGACTTCCCTTCTCCCTGGAGTCCCTTTGCAGAGGGAGGAATAACATCCAG GAGTCTTCTGAAAAGCGTTGAGGACGAGTTGTTCCAACG GGGTCACGTAGCACATCTGGAGGATGCCTTTGAAGAAGTGGAACT TTCAACTCTGAAGCCCGGGGtgcctcctcctctgccccCGAAG cCACGGTTAAACAGCTCATCAGAGGAGCTTGGCCTTAATGACGAGCGCTCTCTGACAGTTCGAAGGTTCCCGAACTCTGAGAACGGACCGAGTCAGGTATCCCGCAGACAGAGCACACCTGAGCAGGGCAACAAGGTGGAGCACTCGTCTCCAGATTTCCTCTCTGCTAGCGTCAGCAGCCCCGGCCTTCTATCTCACGCCTCCGATCCAG AAAATGACTCAGACGGCAGCGTGGACGGAGACAAACCTCTCCCCAACAGacggaaggagaagaaggagttCCCG AAACCGGCCATCAACGGTCTGCCGCCGACCCCGAAAGTCCTG atGGGAGCCTGTTTCTCCAAAGTGTTTGACGGCTGTCCTCTGAAGATTAACTGTGCCACGTCATGGATTCATCCTGACACCAAAG ATCAGTACCTGATCTTTGGGACGGAGGATGGTATCTATACGCTGAATCTAAACGAACTGCATGAAGCCACCATGGAGCAG CTGTTCCCCAGGAAGTGCACGTGGCTGTACATTATCAACAACAACCTGATGTCTCTGTCTG GAAAAACCTTCCAGCTCTATTCCCACAATCTGATCGGCCTCTTTGAGCAGCTGAAGAAGCCGGGCCTCGCCGCTCAGTTCCAGACTCACCGCTTCCCAGACAAGATCTTACCCAG gaGGTTTGCTTTGACGACCAAGATCCCCGACACAAAGGGCTGTCACAAGTGCTGCATCG TGAGGAACCCGTACACGGGTCATAAGTACCTGTGTGGGGCTCTGCAGTCGGGGATCGTCCTGTTACAGTGGTATGAACCCATGCAGAGGTTCATGCTCATCAAG CACTTTGACTTCCCACTGCCCAGCCCTCTGAAGGTGTTTGAGATGCTGGTGGTTCCAGAGCAGGAGTACCCTCTGGTGTGCGTGGCCATCAGTCAGGGCACAGAGCCGGGCCAGGTGGTCCGCTTTGAGACCATCAACCTGAACTCGTGCTCCTCCTGGTTCACTGAGATGGGAACAA GTCATCAGCAGGTGGATGCAATCCACGTCACCCAGCTGGAGAGAGACACGGTGTTGGTTTGTTTGGACC CCTTTTTTGAACGTGTCTCCTCAGAAAACCTGAAGATTGTAAATCTTCAAGGTCGACTGAAGTCCAACAAGAAGCTGGCGTCCGAGCTCAGTTTCGACTTCAGCATCGGATCAGTGG TGTGCCTTCAGGACAGCGTGCTCGCCTTCTGGAAACACGGCATGCAGGGAAAGAGCTTCAAATCTAACGAG gtgACTCAGGAGATCTGTGATCCCAGCAGAGTGTTCCGCCTCCTCGGATCAGACAG GGTGGTGGTTCTGGAGAGTCGACCTACAGACAACCCGACAGCCCTGAGTAACCTCTACATCTTAGCGGGTCATGAGAACAGTTACTGA